A region from the Triticum aestivum cultivar Chinese Spring chromosome 3D, IWGSC CS RefSeq v2.1, whole genome shotgun sequence genome encodes:
- the LOC123078850 gene encoding glycylpeptide N-tetradecanoyltransferase 1 — protein MAAPNNDPAAASASASTSDAALAAPEDTSIEALARRVQEHMTLANNPTARRHKFWETQPVGQFGDVADVSLPDGAIEPPSPLSEVRADPYPLPAAFEWFTCDLDDDALLADLYALLAHNYVEDDENMFRFNYSPAFLRWALRPPSFFRAWHIGVRAKESKKLVAFISGVPARIRARDDVVRMAEINFLCVHKKLRSKRLAPVLIREVTRRVHLENIWQAAYTAGVVLPTPITTCRYWHRSLNPKKLIDVGFSRLGPRMTMSRTVRLYKLPDAPLTPGFRQMELRDVAAVTRLLRAYLARYVVAPDFDELDVEHWLLPQEDVVDSYLVESPETHEVTDFCSFYTLPSSVLNNANYSTLKAAYSYYNVAVKTPLQQLMNDALIVAKQKNYDVFNALDVMENEGFLKELKFGPGDGQLHYYLYNYRIRNGIKPSELGLVLL, from the coding sequence ATGGCCGCCCCCAACAacgaccccgccgccgccagcgccagcgCCTCCACCAGCGACGCCGCCCTCGCCGCGCCGGAGGACACCTCGATCGAGGCGCTGGCGCGGCGCGTGCAGGAGCACATGACCCTCGCCAACAACCCCACCGCCCGCCGCCACAAGTTCTGGGAGACGCAGCCCGTGGGCCAGTTCGGCGACGTCGCCGACGTCTCCCTCCCCGACGGCGCCATCGAGCCGCCCTCCCCGCTCTCCGAGGTCCGCGCCGACCCCTACCCGCTCCCCGCCGCCTTCGAGTGGTTCACCTGCGACCTCGACGACGACGCCCTCCTCGCCGACCTCTACGCCCTCCTCGCCCACAACTACGTCGAGGACGACGAGAACATGTTCCGCTTCAACTACTCCCCGGCCTTCCTCCGCTGGGCGCTCCGCCCCCCCTCCTTCTTCCGCGCCTGGCACATTGGCGTCCGGGCCAAGGAGTCCAAGAAGCTCGTCGCTTTCATATCCGGCGTCCCCGCGCGCATCCGTGCGCGCGACGACGTTGTCCGCATGGCCGAGATCAACTTCCTCTGCGTCCACAAGAAGCTCCGATCCAAGCGCCTCGCGCCAGTGCTCATCCGGGAGGTCACCCGTCGCGTCCACCTGGAGAACATCTGGCAGGCTGCCTACACTGCGGGCGTCGTCCTCCCGACCCCCATCACCACCTGCCGCTACTGGCATCGATCCCTCAACCCAAAGAAGCTCATCGACGTTGGCTTCTCCCGTCTTGGTCCCCGCATGACCATGAGCCGCACGGTCCGGCTCTACAAGCTGCCTGATGCGCCGCTTACCCCCGGGTTCCGCCAGATGGAGTTGCGGGATGTTGCAGCAGTCACACGCTTGCTCAGGGCATACCTTGCAAGGTACGTGGTGGCTCCAGATTTTGATGAGCTTGATGTTGAGCACTGGTTGCTGCCCCAGGAGGATGTGGTGGACAGCTACCTTGTGGAGAGCCCTGAGACGCACGAGGTCACGGATTTCTGCAGCTTTTACACTCTGCCCTCCTCCGTGCTGAACAATGCCAACTACTCAACACTCAAGGCCGCATACTCATATTACAATGTTGCTGTCAAGACCCCGTTGCAGCAGCTGATGAATGATGCACTGATTGTGGCCAAGCAGAAGAACTATGATGTGTTCAACGCGCTCGATGTCATGGAGAACGAGGGGTTCCTCAAGGAGCTCAAGTTTGGCCCTGGAGATGGGCAGCTGCACTATTATCTCTACAATTATCGCATTCGCAATGGAATTAAGCCATCTGAGCTTGGGCTTGTGCTTCTATAG